The following proteins are co-located in the Vallicoccus soli genome:
- a CDS encoding S9 family peptidase, which translates to MTTPSSAPDAPEVPAWERRFRAARVSLPDWAEDAPDRCVYVGNASGVFEVYAWDRATGEQRQVTRRTEGTSHAAIDPSGEWVWWFADTDGDEFGTWVREPFAGGADPEPAVPGLEPGYPAGLELGRGGTAVVGSSADDETTVWWATPGEAPRLLYRHAEQAEAAALSRDGSLLALDHSEHGDSRRTAVRVLRTADGSTVADLWDGPERGLGAIAFAPAVGDTRLLVEHERRGRPELLLWDVASGEQVELELDLPGELSADWYPDGAALLVVHEHAGRSTLHRYDLARRSLEDLPTPPGVVTAAGARPDGTVEYSWSSSEHPPVVRSTTGDVVLAPPGDPAPPSVPSEDVWVEGPGGRIHALLSRPAGEGPYPVVVDVHGGPTWHDTDSFAAGTAAWVDHGFAVLRVNYRGSTGYGTAWRDALEASVGLTELEDVVAVRDALVEQGVLDPERVVLAGGSWGGYLTLLGLGTSPDRWALGLAAVPVADYVAAYEDEMEPLKAFDRSLFGGSPAQVPEKYERASPITYVDAVRVPVLVMAGENDPRCPIRQIENYLARLAERGVPHEVYRYDAGHGSLVVEERIRQVRAELDFVRRQLPGAPAMTT; encoded by the coding sequence GTGACGACCCCCAGCTCCGCGCCCGACGCCCCCGAGGTCCCCGCCTGGGAGCGGCGCTTCCGCGCCGCGCGGGTGTCCCTGCCCGACTGGGCCGAGGACGCCCCGGACCGCTGCGTGTACGTCGGCAACGCCTCCGGGGTGTTCGAGGTCTACGCCTGGGACCGGGCGACCGGCGAGCAGCGGCAGGTGACGCGCCGTACGGAGGGCACGTCGCACGCGGCCATCGACCCGTCCGGGGAGTGGGTGTGGTGGTTCGCGGACACCGACGGCGACGAGTTCGGCACGTGGGTGCGCGAGCCGTTCGCCGGGGGCGCCGACCCCGAGCCGGCGGTGCCCGGGCTCGAGCCGGGCTACCCCGCGGGCCTGGAGCTGGGCCGGGGCGGCACGGCGGTGGTCGGCAGCAGCGCCGACGACGAGACGACCGTCTGGTGGGCGACGCCCGGCGAGGCGCCGCGGCTGCTCTACCGGCACGCCGAGCAGGCCGAGGCGGCGGCGCTGAGCCGCGACGGGTCGCTGCTCGCCCTCGACCACAGCGAGCACGGCGACAGCCGGCGCACGGCCGTGCGGGTGCTGCGGACCGCCGACGGCTCGACCGTCGCGGACCTGTGGGACGGCCCCGAGCGCGGTCTCGGCGCGATCGCGTTCGCGCCGGCCGTGGGCGACACCCGCCTGCTCGTCGAGCACGAGCGCCGCGGCCGCCCGGAGCTGCTGCTGTGGGACGTGGCGTCCGGCGAGCAGGTCGAGCTCGAGCTGGACCTGCCCGGCGAGCTGTCGGCGGACTGGTACCCCGACGGCGCGGCCCTGCTCGTCGTCCACGAGCACGCGGGGCGCTCGACGCTGCACCGCTACGACCTCGCGAGGCGCTCCCTGGAGGACCTGCCGACGCCGCCCGGCGTGGTGACGGCGGCGGGCGCCCGCCCCGACGGCACGGTCGAGTACTCCTGGTCCTCCAGCGAGCACCCGCCGGTGGTGCGCTCCACGACCGGTGACGTGGTCCTGGCGCCGCCGGGGGACCCCGCCCCGCCGTCGGTCCCGAGCGAGGACGTCTGGGTGGAGGGGCCCGGCGGGCGGATCCACGCGCTGCTGTCCCGCCCGGCCGGCGAGGGGCCTTACCCGGTCGTCGTCGACGTGCACGGCGGCCCGACCTGGCACGACACGGACTCATTCGCCGCCGGCACCGCCGCCTGGGTCGACCACGGCTTCGCGGTGCTGCGGGTCAACTACCGCGGCTCTACGGGGTACGGCACCGCGTGGCGCGACGCGCTCGAGGCGAGCGTCGGGCTCACCGAGCTCGAGGACGTCGTCGCGGTGCGCGACGCCCTCGTCGAGCAGGGCGTGCTCGACCCGGAGCGGGTGGTGCTCGCCGGCGGCTCGTGGGGCGGCTACCTCACCCTGCTGGGGCTCGGGACGAGCCCGGACCGCTGGGCGCTCGGGCTGGCGGCCGTGCCGGTCGCGGACTACGTGGCCGCGTACGAGGACGAGATGGAGCCGCTCAAGGCGTTCGACCGCTCGCTCTTCGGCGGCTCGCCCGCGCAGGTGCCGGAGAAGTACGAGCGGGCCTCCCCCATCACGTACGTCGACGCGGTGCGGGTGCCGGTGCTCGTCATGGCCGGGGAGAACGACCCGCGCTGCCCGATCCGGCAGATCGAGAACTACCTCGCGC
- a CDS encoding cell wall-binding repeat-containing protein, whose protein sequence is MPSRRTVPLAAAALLVSLGGGAVAATAASSAPETDRVFVASAKGSDAQLAAAAAGKVGAPLLLTERDDLPAATAKAIKQLEPRQIVVVGGGAAVSAAVEKELRGLAGSVKRVSGATAEDTAAALATFSAGLPRVTGPQGPAGAKGAKGDPGAKGAPGAPGAKGEKGEPGEKGEPGEKGEKGEPGAAAPAAGFLLSGSTTVGQLTPDAEVGFGAVTNGTGWQKAVVAPRDLVLSDLRLSVYSPTTGEALVPDDQVRAYLRVEGEEEQDTQGHWFACGTGGVTSGCTSNPGSEAVVRAGERFWVIVPSYGSLGLPADTVVAVSVEAR, encoded by the coding sequence ATGCCGTCCCGCCGTACCGTCCCGCTCGCCGCCGCCGCGCTGCTCGTCAGCCTCGGCGGCGGTGCCGTCGCCGCGACCGCCGCCTCCAGCGCGCCGGAGACCGACCGCGTCTTCGTCGCGAGCGCGAAGGGGTCCGACGCCCAGCTCGCGGCCGCCGCCGCGGGCAAGGTCGGCGCACCGCTGCTGCTCACCGAGCGCGACGACCTGCCGGCGGCGACGGCGAAGGCCATCAAGCAGCTCGAGCCCCGCCAGATCGTCGTCGTCGGCGGCGGCGCGGCGGTCTCCGCCGCGGTGGAGAAGGAGCTGCGCGGGCTCGCGGGCAGCGTCAAGCGGGTCAGCGGCGCCACCGCCGAGGACACCGCAGCGGCCCTCGCGACGTTCTCCGCCGGCCTCCCGCGGGTGACTGGCCCGCAGGGCCCGGCCGGCGCGAAGGGCGCCAAGGGCGACCCCGGTGCCAAGGGCGCCCCGGGCGCTCCGGGAGCGAAGGGCGAGAAGGGCGAACCCGGCGAGAAGGGCGAGCCCGGTGAGAAGGGCGAGAAGGGCGAGCCCGGCGCGGCGGCGCCGGCCGCGGGCTTCCTGCTGTCGGGCAGCACCACGGTCGGCCAGCTCACCCCGGACGCGGAGGTCGGCTTCGGCGCGGTGACCAACGGCACCGGTTGGCAGAAGGCCGTCGTCGCCCCGCGCGACCTCGTGCTCAGCGACCTGCGCCTGTCGGTCTACTCGCCCACCACCGGCGAGGCGCTCGTGCCGGACGACCAGGTCCGGGCCTACCTGCGCGTCGAGGGCGAGGAGGAGCAGGACACGCAGGGGCACTGGTTCGCCTGCGGCACCGGCGGCGTGACCTCCGGCTGCACCTCGAACCCCGGCTCCGAGGCCGTGGTGCGCGCTGGCGAGCGCTTCTGGGTCATCGTCCCGTCGTACGGCTCGCTGGGCCTGCCGGCCGACACGGTCGTGGCGGTGAGCGTCGAGGCCCGCTGA